From a region of the Zingiber officinale cultivar Zhangliang chromosome 10B, Zo_v1.1, whole genome shotgun sequence genome:
- the LOC122030613 gene encoding homeobox-leucine zipper protein HOX11-like, producing MELGLRLGEAPAGRPFWAAEPAKRGRGSLGLVLGMGLGVGRCSDEEVQENEDAMEEKEMEGEVEVEDEEEEEEESRFAEPALQLNLLPLLPLSGQPSSSQLRFPWASETGTVEASMRGFDVNRAPSVEEADGGAAASSSPNSTVSSFQMEFSAARCGGGGGGEPPAERASSRVSDEEENGLGRKKLRLSKEQSAFLEESFKEHNTLNPKQKLALAKQLNLRPRQVEVWFQNRRARTKLKQTEVDCEYLKRCCQTLTEENRRLQKEVAELRALKTSHPFYMHLPATTLSMCPSCERVASTTTAAAKSASATTNANSSDRPQNSFAALFSKPRPFPLGAAAQTSSGAPRQPSPVS from the exons ATGGAACTGGGGCTGAGGCTGGGGGAGGCGCCGGCGGGTAGGCCCTTCTGGGCGGCGGAGCCggcgaagagagggagagggagtctGGGGCTCGTGCTCGGGATGGGATTGGGGGTTGGTCGCTGCTCGGACGAGGAGGTGCAGGAAAATGAGGACgcgatggaggagaaggagatggAAGGGGAAGTGGAAGTggaagatgaggaggaagaggaggaggagagccgTTTCGCCGAGCCGGCACTGCAGCTTAACCTCCTTCCCCTCTTGCCTCTTTCCGGCCAGCCTTCGTCCTCCCAGCTGCGGTTCCCATGGGCGTCCGAGACCG GGACTGTGGAAGCGTCGATGAGAGGGTTCGACGTGAACCGGGCGCCGTCCGTCGAGGAAGCGGACGGAGGGGCGGCGGCGTCATCGTCGCCCAACAGCACCGTCTCCTCCTTCCAGATGGAGTTCTCCGCGGCGAGAtgcggaggcggcggcggcggagagcCGCCGGCGGAGAGGGCTTCTTCGAGAGTGAGCGACGAGGAGGAGAACGGGCTGGGGAGGAAGAAGCTCCGACTTTCCAAGGAGCAGTCTGCCTTTCTCGAGGAGAGCTTCAAGGAGCACAACACCCTCAACCCT AAGCAGAAGCTTGCTCTGGCGAAGCAGCTCAACCTGCGGCCTCGCCAAGTAGAGGTCTGGTTTCAGAACAGAAGAGCCAG GACGAAGCTGAAGCAGACGGAAGTGGACTGCGAGTACCTGAAGCGCTGCTGCCAGACGCTGACGGAAGAGAACCGGCGGCTCCAGAAGGAGGTGGCAGAGCTGAGGGCTCTCAAGACCTCTCACCCTTTCTACATGCATCTCCCCGCCACCACCCTCTCCATGTGCCCCTCCTGCGAACGCGTCGCGTCCACCACCACCGCCGCTGCCAAATCCGCCTCCGCCACGACCAACGCCAACTCCTCCGACCGGCCACAGAACTCCTTCGCCGCCCTCTTCTCTAAGCCCCGACCCTTCCCGCTGGGCGCCGCTGCCCAGACTTCTTCCGGAGCCCCTCGCCAGCCCTCGCCGGTCTCCTAA